In the genome of Fulvivirga maritima, one region contains:
- a CDS encoding reverse transcriptase domain-containing protein, with amino-acid sequence MIAEILQPKNLYKAHRKVVLNKGAAGVDNMTVNELKKYLKAHQTDILMSILQGKYVPNAIKGVTIPKGNGKTRMLGIPTVTDRWLQQAVSQQLAKRFELQFEPYSYGFRPKKNLQQAVLQARKYINHGYQDIVDIDLKAFFDEVSHHKLLQLIYHKVKCPTTLWLIRKWLRAPILIKGKLYKRRNGAKRNS; translated from the coding sequence ATGATAGCAGAAATTCTACAACCCAAAAATCTCTACAAAGCACACCGAAAGGTGGTGCTTAATAAAGGAGCTGCAGGTGTGGATAACATGACTGTTAATGAACTGAAGAAATATCTTAAGGCTCACCAAACAGACATTCTCATGAGCATTCTACAGGGGAAATATGTACCTAATGCTATCAAAGGGGTAACAATACCCAAAGGAAATGGTAAAACCAGAATGCTGGGGATACCTACCGTAACAGACCGATGGCTGCAACAAGCAGTTAGCCAACAATTAGCCAAAAGGTTTGAACTTCAGTTTGAACCCTACAGCTATGGATTTAGGCCGAAGAAAAACCTGCAACAAGCCGTACTACAAGCCAGAAAATACATCAACCATGGATATCAGGATATTGTAGATATCGACTTGAAAGCATTTTTCGATGAAGTAAGCCATCATAAACTCTTACAACTTATCTACCACAAAGTTAAATGCCCTACTACCCTATGGCTGATCCGCAAATGGCTACGTGCACCGATCCTTATTAAGGGAAAGTTGTATAAGCGCAGAAATGGAGCGAAGCGGAATTCATGA
- a CDS encoding reverse transcriptase domain-containing protein: protein MPQGSPLSPLLSNIMLDVLDKYLKKRGLKYVRYADDFSIYTTSKTEARKAGNIVYMFLKYKLALPINREKSSICRPHNFKILGYAFVPTYKKGEKGKYQMVVNKSGWETLKRKLKACSKKTKPYSLAERLVQIKQVFTGWLQHYRLASIQAKVKELDEWLRNRLRYCIWHDWKKLERKRKNLIRLGVKQGQAYAWSRTRMGGWAVAQSPILRTTITISRLRKKGYESMLDYYLKLQPEIQ, encoded by the coding sequence ATGCCACAAGGTAGCCCTTTAAGTCCTCTACTGTCTAATATTATGTTGGATGTACTGGACAAATACCTGAAGAAAAGAGGACTGAAATACGTTCGATACGCCGATGACTTTAGTATTTATACCACGTCAAAAACGGAAGCTCGAAAAGCAGGTAATATAGTGTATATGTTCTTAAAATATAAGCTAGCATTACCTATAAACCGAGAAAAGAGTAGCATATGCAGGCCTCATAACTTCAAGATTTTAGGGTATGCCTTTGTGCCTACCTACAAAAAGGGAGAGAAAGGTAAGTACCAAATGGTAGTCAATAAGTCAGGGTGGGAAACCCTGAAACGTAAGCTCAAGGCTTGTTCCAAAAAGACCAAACCTTACAGCTTAGCTGAAAGATTAGTCCAAATAAAGCAAGTATTCACCGGATGGCTACAACACTACCGGTTGGCTAGTATACAAGCCAAGGTGAAGGAACTTGACGAATGGCTTCGCAACAGGCTGAGATACTGTATTTGGCACGACTGGAAAAAGCTGGAGCGGAAACGCAAAAACCTCATCCGATTAGGAGTGAAACAGGGACAAGCTTACGCTTGGAGTAGAACCAGAATGGGTGGATGGGCAGTAGCTCAAAGCCCCATATTGAGGACTACTATCACCATATCACGACTAAGAAAGAAAGGTTATGAAAGCATGCTGGATTATTACCTAAAACTTCAACCAGAGATTCAATGA